The following are encoded in a window of Brevinematales bacterium genomic DNA:
- a CDS encoding DUF58 domain-containing protein, with amino-acid sequence MIVPRRKFLILLACGFAFSLLGFAAPVFGVLQYVYYLALVVLTGIDIALIPRKKELSVAREHEKFLSIGAGNLIRFRVANKSGFACGIELRDEYPGEMETADDRVTIDSAPMSIAAAAYQIKPLRKGDYRFGGVQLRVSGRWGLTARQYRYDIPTDVKVYPNILELKKYLMMFRMNRLEQIGYKRPMHGGENEFDFLREYLWGDNYRKINWKATAKHRYPIVEVDEKEYNRNVFTLIDAGRMMTTRYGDLTKLDYAVDASLILAGAASRKKDFFGLLTFSDKVHSYIKPSRKNRVLNEVLSALYKTEADFYRSDYLAAYRYLMHRLRKNSIIFVFSELYDRIVSQDLMSLLRLLAGHHQIYFVSFEEIEEWAKGEDLGSIARRILQEEQIAEKETIVRELSKTGIRTIRVNAENIKQKVVNTYLSV; translated from the coding sequence ATGATTGTTCCGCGCCGTAAATTTCTTATCCTGCTCGCCTGCGGGTTCGCGTTCTCGCTTCTAGGTTTCGCCGCGCCGGTGTTCGGCGTGCTCCAGTACGTCTATTACCTCGCGCTGGTCGTGCTGACCGGTATCGATATCGCGTTGATACCCCGCAAGAAGGAACTGTCCGTCGCCCGCGAGCATGAGAAGTTCCTGTCTATCGGCGCCGGGAATCTCATCCGCTTCCGTGTCGCTAATAAGAGCGGGTTCGCGTGCGGGATAGAACTGCGCGACGAGTATCCCGGAGAGATGGAGACCGCTGACGACCGCGTGACGATCGACTCCGCGCCGATGTCGATTGCCGCCGCCGCATACCAGATCAAGCCCCTCCGTAAGGGAGATTACCGTTTCGGGGGAGTCCAGCTCCGGGTGTCCGGGCGATGGGGGCTGACCGCGCGGCAGTACCGTTACGATATCCCCACCGATGTGAAGGTCTACCCGAACATCCTCGAACTGAAGAAGTACCTGATGATGTTCCGCATGAACCGTCTCGAGCAGATCGGGTACAAACGCCCGATGCACGGCGGCGAGAACGAGTTCGATTTCCTGCGGGAGTACCTATGGGGCGACAATTACCGCAAGATCAACTGGAAGGCCACCGCGAAGCACCGTTACCCGATAGTCGAGGTGGACGAGAAGGAGTACAACCGCAACGTGTTCACATTGATCGACGCGGGGCGTATGATGACGACCCGTTACGGCGACCTGACGAAGCTCGATTACGCGGTGGACGCGTCGCTGATACTCGCGGGCGCGGCGTCTCGGAAAAAGGACTTTTTCGGACTCCTGACCTTTTCGGACAAGGTGCATTCGTATATCAAGCCCAGCCGGAAGAACCGGGTGCTGAACGAGGTGCTTTCCGCGCTCTATAAGACCGAGGCGGATTTCTACCGCAGCGACTACCTCGCCGCCTACCGTTACCTCATGCACCGCCTTCGGAAGAACTCCATCATCTTCGTATTCTCCGAACTCTACGACCGGATCGTCTCGCAGGACCTGATGAGCCTGCTCCGGTTATTAGCCGGGCATCACCAGATCTATTTCGTCAGCTTCGAGGAGATCGAGGAATGGGCGAAGGGCGAGGATTTGGGGAGTATCGCGCGGAGGATTTTACAGGAGGAACAGATCGCCGAGAAGGAGACGATCGTGCGCGAACTTTCCAAGACGGGGATACGGACTATCCGCGTCAACGCGGAGAATATCAAGCAGAAGGTCGTGAATACCTACCTGTCGGTATGA
- a CDS encoding MoxR family ATPase, translating into MKIREFGEHIRKEMKKVIVGQEGVIDLITLAFLTGGHVILEGVPGLAKTLIARTFSMITGVKFSRIQFTPDLMPSDILGTMVYDVQGGRFVFHAGPVFTNIMLADEINRASPKTQSALLEVMEEQQVTIEGKSYPMEPPYMVLATQNPVEFEGTYPLPEAQLDRFLMKINVDYPEKDVETDVLKKFRDGFDSKELDKVKFETIDKKSIGECRKEAAKIRVDDWIMEYIMNIIRETRVNPAILLGASTRAGIALLNIARYRAGLDGRDYVIPDDVKQSASPVLRHRVILQADAEIEGYKTDDVVKTIIESVKVPR; encoded by the coding sequence ATGAAAATCCGCGAATTCGGCGAACATATCAGGAAAGAAATGAAAAAGGTCATCGTGGGACAGGAGGGGGTGATCGATCTCATCACGCTCGCGTTCCTGACCGGGGGGCATGTCATCCTCGAGGGGGTACCGGGCCTCGCGAAGACGCTGATCGCGCGGACGTTCTCGATGATTACGGGCGTGAAGTTCTCCCGCATCCAGTTCACCCCTGACCTGATGCCGTCGGATATCCTCGGTACGATGGTTTACGACGTGCAGGGCGGGCGGTTCGTGTTCCACGCCGGCCCGGTGTTTACCAACATCATGCTCGCCGATGAAATCAACCGCGCGTCGCCGAAGACCCAGTCCGCGCTGCTCGAGGTGATGGAGGAACAGCAGGTCACTATCGAGGGGAAGAGTTACCCGATGGAGCCGCCGTACATGGTGCTAGCGACCCAGAACCCGGTGGAGTTCGAGGGGACATACCCGTTACCCGAGGCTCAGCTCGACCGCTTCCTGATGAAAATCAACGTCGATTACCCGGAGAAGGACGTCGAGACCGATGTGCTGAAGAAGTTCCGGGACGGGTTCGACTCGAAGGAACTGGACAAGGTAAAATTCGAGACTATCGATAAAAAGAGCATCGGCGAGTGCCGTAAGGAAGCCGCGAAAATCCGTGTGGACGACTGGATTATGGAGTACATTATGAATATAATCCGCGAGACCCGGGTAAACCCGGCTATCCTGCTCGGGGCGAGTACGCGAGCGGGGATTGCGCTCCTGAATATCGCGCGTTACCGGGCGGGGCTCGACGGCCGCGACTATGTCATCCCCGACGATGTGAAGCAGTCCGCGTCCCCGGTGCTCCGTCACCGTGTCATCCTTCAGGCCGACGCGGAGATCGAGGGGTATAAGACCGACGATGTGGTCAAGACGATTATAGAAAGCGTCAAGGTGCCGAGATGA
- a CDS encoding RDD family protein: protein MQDLSQSYQTSEKIRVDFEVAGVFLRYAAFAVDMVLQFLITAGLFIVLAFVLLGGTCAQLENDSFVVPAMIVFLIILAVLVTSYHLIFELLWKGQTPGKKLLHIRVVQDNGGSASALSLVLRNIFRLVDFLPVVYLAGGICALVNKDRKRLGDLVAGTIVVREKASALPDLRKLTVDRGLFKGREDELNRGFTAEERKIIEDYFPSRDFLYETNHFHSIKNIENEMVGWLEEKTGVKCPEGAEKSGYIISINAILSGEGGGDGQPA from the coding sequence ATGCAGGATTTGTCGCAGTCCTATCAGACGTCCGAAAAAATCAGGGTCGATTTCGAAGTCGCCGGGGTGTTCCTGCGTTACGCGGCGTTCGCGGTAGATATGGTTCTCCAATTCCTGATTACCGCGGGACTGTTCATCGTCCTCGCATTCGTCCTTTTAGGCGGAACCTGCGCGCAGCTCGAGAACGATTCGTTTGTAGTGCCTGCGATGATCGTATTCCTTATTATCCTTGCGGTACTGGTTACCTCCTATCACCTGATATTCGAACTATTATGGAAGGGGCAGACGCCCGGTAAAAAACTCCTGCATATCCGGGTGGTGCAGGATAACGGCGGTTCCGCGTCCGCGTTATCGCTCGTCCTGCGGAATATTTTCCGGCTCGTGGATTTCCTCCCGGTCGTGTACCTCGCGGGCGGGATTTGCGCGCTCGTGAACAAGGATAGAAAACGGTTGGGCGACCTGGTCGCCGGAACGATCGTGGTGCGCGAGAAGGCCTCCGCGCTCCCCGACCTGCGGAAACTGACGGTCGATAGGGGGCTTTTCAAGGGTAGGGAGGACGAGCTGAACCGGGGATTTACCGCCGAAGAGCGGAAGATTATCGAGGACTATTTCCCCTCGAGGGATTTCCTCTACGAGACCAATCACTTTCATTCCATAAAGAATATCGAGAACGAGATGGTGGGGTGGCTCGAGGAGAAGACCGGGGTGAAATGTCCCGAGGGCGCGGAGAAGAGCGGATATATCATATCTATTAACGCTATCCTGAGCGGCGAAGGAGGCGGCGATGGACAACCTGCCTGA